One segment of Chelonia mydas isolate rCheMyd1 chromosome 13, rCheMyd1.pri.v2, whole genome shotgun sequence DNA contains the following:
- the PSMA7 gene encoding proteasome subunit alpha type-7: MSYDRAITVFSPDGHLFQVEYAQEAVKKGSTAVGVRGKEIVVLGVEKKSMAKLQDERTVRKICALDDNVCMAFAGLTADARIVINRARVECQSHRLTVEDPVTVEYITRYIASLKQRYTQSNGRRPFGISALIVGFDFDGTPRLYQTDPSGTYHAWKANAIGRGAKSVREFLEKNYTDEAIETDDLTIKLVIKALLEVVQSGGKNIELAVMRRDQPLKILSPEEIEKYVAEIEKEKEENEKKKQKKTS, encoded by the exons ATGAGCTACGATCGGGCCATCACCGTCTTCTCGCCGGACGGCCACCTCTTCCAGGTGGAATACGCGCAGGAGGCGGTGAAGAAGGGCTCCACGGCG GTTGGAGTACGAGGAAAAGAGATTGTTGTTCTTGGTGTGGAAAAGAAATCTATGGCAAAACTTCAAGATGAAAGAACTGTGAGGAAGATCTGTGCCCTTGATGACAATGTCTGCATGGCTTTTGCAG GGCTCACAGCGGATGCCAGAATAGTTATAAATAGGGCTCGTGTGGAGTGTCAAAGCCATAGACTTACTGTGGAGGATCCTGTCACCGTGGAATACATCACACGTTACATCGCAAGCCTGAAACAG CGATATACTCAAAGTAATGGCCGCAGACCTTTTGGGATCTCTGCACTTATTGTGGGATTTGACTTCGATGGAACTCCCAGGCTCTATCAGACTGACCCTTCTGGCACTTACCATGCTTGGAAG GCTAATGCCATTGGGAGAGGAGCCAAGTCCGTGCGTGAATTCCTGGAGAAAAACTATACTGATGAAGCCATTGAAACAGATGATCTGACCATTAAACTTGTCATCAAGGCTCTTCTTGAA GTTGTACAGTCAGGTGGGAAAAACATAGAGCTGGCCGTTATGAGAAGAGATCAGCCGCTCAAG attttaaGTCCTGAAGAAATTGAGAAGTATGTTGctgaaattgaaaaagaaaaggaagagaatgaaaagaaaaaacagaagaaaacatcATGA